DNA sequence from the Thermococcus sp. genome:
CCTCTCGAACCTGTCGGGCATTATCTGGTAGAAAACCCTCCCGTAGACCCAGCGGGGAGTTTCCGGACGGTATGGAACGGCCCTGAATGGCCCTATTTTCCTTATCCCGCCTTCCTGTGTCCGAACCTCAAAGGAGTACTCCAGTTCACCGTCTCCTGGTAGGATCGCCTCGAAGTACTCGAACAGTTCATCCCTCGCTTTTCTCATCATCCCAACTGTGACCTCGCTTTCCTGGAGGACGAGGGTGGCCCTGGTGACTGTCCCCAATTTCGCCCTAAGGAGAATGTGGGTTCTGCCTGACAATGTGTAGAGATACAGCAACGATGGAACGTGGAAAACCTCCTCGTCCCCTGTGATCGTGGCCACACTCGCGGTGCGCTTGAATCTGTAAGAATCTCTCTTGTAGATTGTCCTCTCCGAGTTTTCCAGATCTGGTGTGTAGTTTCCGCCCACAGAAAATCCGTAGTACCAGGTACCCTCAGGAAGCTCCACCCTTATTGTCCACCTTCTTCCGTCCTTTACCATCCTGAAGCTACCCTCGTTGAAGGCGTTGAAGCTTCCCAGAAGGTACGCATAGGCTTCGTCCCCTCCCGCAGGCGTTGAGAACTCGATGAGAGCTACCCTCCCAAAGGTTTCATCCTCCCTGAGCCCGAAAATTTTATACACTTTGGTCACCTCAAGTATCACTAGCGATGATTAAACTTTGATGAGTGAACTTAAGAATTTGGGGGTATTGCCATGAGGGAAGATGAGATCATTGATAAACTTCAAAAGCTGGGCCTGACCAAGTACGAGAGCGTCGCCTATATAACCCTTCTCAAGCTCGGCCCGAGCAAGGCCACGGACATAACCAAGGAGAGCGGAATTCCTCACACGAGGGTTTATGACGTCCTCAGTTCCCTTCACAGGAAGGGTTTTGTGGACGTCATGCACGGTTCTCCGCGGCTATACAAGCCGGTCAACCCTGAGGTGGTTCTTGAGAAGGTCAAGGAGGAGTTCGTGTCCGACATCGAGGAGCTGAAGGCTGCGTTCCTTGAGCTCTACCGTGAGGTTCACGGTGAGGAGCTCCCAGAGATATGGACCATCCAGGGATTTGATAACACCATTGAACGTGCGGAGTACGTTATACGCACCGCAAAGCATGAGGTCCTGATCAACACGCCGTTCGAGTTTCTGAAGCTTCTGAAGGAGGAGATAAAGCGCAGGAAGGATGTTGTCTTCGTCATCATCAGCAACTTCGATGAGGTTCCGGAGTGGCTTGAGGGAGAGAACATACTGCTGGCCAAGAGCGGCGGTGCCCCATGGCTTATGGCGAGCTGGATAATCGGGGACATCGACTACGCCCTCTTCTTCGGCGCCCTTCCGAAGGACAGGCGCAGGGAGAAGTTTTACTCCTTCTGGGCAAAGAGCCCTAGAATAATTCAGAACTACATGCACTGGTTCTACACGATATACTTCGACAACAGCGAGGTCATCAAACCCCTTGAGTACGATGCCCTGTCCAAACCCCTCGCCCTCGTGAACATAAGAACGCTCATCACGGTCCTGAAGTTTTCGAGGCTGCCGAAGAAGACCGAGATCATCGGGAGGATGATAGACACCAAAAAGCCGGTCACCCTCGATGGCCAGATAGTGAGCTATGAGTACACCCCCCTCACGGCAAACGTCACGTTCAGGTACAACGGCGACGAGCTAAAGGTGGGTGGAATCGGAAGCTACTTCGAGGACGTTGAGGGGGAGAGGTTCATACTCCTTGAGTGAGACCTTTCTTTCTTTTCGATTATATACCCCTTAGATCGCCTAGGGGGAGTTCGGGGTGAGAGCAGTGAAGGTTCTGGTTATAGGATTTGAGTATCTTCCTGTAAAGGTGGGTGGTCTCGCAGAGGCTGTAACCAGCATTGCGAAGGGACTGAGCGAACTGGGAAACGAGGTCATCGTTTTCACACCCGATCATGGAAGGGGCCTTGGGAAACCATTTACAACGTTCAGGGTCTCCTCTTCGGGGAAAAAGGTGGAGGTGACCGTGCGGAAGAGAGAGGAGAATGAAGTCACGGTTTACACCCTCGGCGGGGGTATTCTCTCCGATTCGGATGTCTACGGGCCTGGCTGGGACGGCATGTTGGAAAAGGCTGTTCTGTTCGGCAAGGCCTCCGTGGGCCTGATGAACGAACTTATCGGGGAGTTCATGCCCGACGTTGTCCACGCCCACGACTGGCACACCGTCTTTGCCCTTGGTCTCCTGAAGAAGTACTTCGATATAAGGAGCGTTTTCACCGTCCACAGGCTCAACAAGGCCAAGATTCCGGCCCGATATTTCCATGAAGCCAACCTCCCTGAATTAGCCCCTTACTCGGAGATAGACCCCGAGCACACCGCCGGATATATAGCGGACGCCGTGACGACCGTCAGCAGGAGCTACCTGTGGGAGGAGTGGGATTTCTTCAAGCACTTCGAGGGCAGGGTTACTCATGTCTTCAACGGCATAGACTGCTCCTTCTGGAACGAAGAGCTCATGGAAAGGAAGGATCTACCCAGAGAAGAGCGGCGGAGGCTCGTCTTGGAGCACTTCGGTCTGAGTGATGGGAAAGCTTTCATGTTCATAGGGCGCTTCGATAAAGCGCAGAAGGGGGTTGATTCACTGCTCCATACCATTGAGATACTCTCAAAAGACCCCTCATTTGAAGGCATGAGGTTTCTGGTTGTGGGAAAGGGAGATCCGGAGCTTGAAGCCTGGGCGAAGGCGGTTGAAGGGAGGTTCCCTTCCAACGTTCACGTCGTCACAGAGCTTCTTCCCAGAGAGTTCGTTCGTGAACTCTACGGCTCGATGGACTTCGTTATCGTCCCCTCGTACTTCGAGCCCTTCGGGCTGGTGCAGCTTGAGGCCATGTGTCTTGGTGCCATACCCATAGGCAGTGCCGTTGGTGGAATCAAGGACACCGTTGTGGACCTTGGAGAAGGGTTGGAGAACGCTACCGGGATACTGGTACCCCCCCGGGATGCCCTGGCACTTGCGAAGGCGATAGTTCGGGCGTGGGAGCTTGATG
Encoded proteins:
- a CDS encoding TrmB family transcriptional regulator, which gives rise to MREDEIIDKLQKLGLTKYESVAYITLLKLGPSKATDITKESGIPHTRVYDVLSSLHRKGFVDVMHGSPRLYKPVNPEVVLEKVKEEFVSDIEELKAAFLELYREVHGEELPEIWTIQGFDNTIERAEYVIRTAKHEVLINTPFEFLKLLKEEIKRRKDVVFVIISNFDEVPEWLEGENILLAKSGGAPWLMASWIIGDIDYALFFGALPKDRRREKFYSFWAKSPRIIQNYMHWFYTIYFDNSEVIKPLEYDALSKPLALVNIRTLITVLKFSRLPKKTEIIGRMIDTKKPVTLDGQIVSYEYTPLTANVTFRYNGDELKVGGIGSYFEDVEGERFILLE
- a CDS encoding glycogen synthase; the encoded protein is MKVLVIGFEYLPVKVGGLAEAVTSIAKGLSELGNEVIVFTPDHGRGLGKPFTTFRVSSSGKKVEVTVRKREENEVTVYTLGGGILSDSDVYGPGWDGMLEKAVLFGKASVGLMNELIGEFMPDVVHAHDWHTVFALGLLKKYFDIRSVFTVHRLNKAKIPARYFHEANLPELAPYSEIDPEHTAGYIADAVTTVSRSYLWEEWDFFKHFEGRVTHVFNGIDCSFWNEELMERKDLPREERRRLVLEHFGLSDGKAFMFIGRFDKAQKGVDSLLHTIEILSKDPSFEGMRFLVVGKGDPELEAWAKAVEGRFPSNVHVVTELLPREFVRELYGSMDFVIVPSYFEPFGLVQLEAMCLGAIPIGSAVGGIKDTVVDLGEGLENATGILVPPRDALALAKAIVRAWELDEATLKLLRENGKRHAREDFTWKNACLRYMSVYENRVDKAIPFLR